TTGTCTTGGGTCTCTGAAGGTTTTGTTGCAAATGATATGAGACATTAGTGTGAGGAAGATAGACAGAATGCCTTTATTTGCTTTGTCTTTGAGTGACGATCTCATTGTATTGTATGGACATATTTTATGTTTACATGGTACAtcgtattttttatatttacatgatacatcatatatatacttttttctgTTCTTCAGTTTATGATGTGGTTTTTGCAGACAGTAACGTTTGCCATTTGATTTGACCCTTCCCATTCATTTTCCTTAtacatgcaatttttttgtacaaacgTAGGTATGACTTTCCTCTGTGAAGTTGTTTTGGCCAATGAATTGTATTTTTTCATGGTGGTTTGTCTTGGGTCTCTGAAGGTTTTGTTGCAAATGATATGAGACATTAGTGTGAGGAAGATAGACAGAATGCCTTTATTTGCTTTGTCTTTGAGTGACGATCTCATTGTATTGTATGGACATATTTTATGTTTACATGGTACatcttatttttatatttacatgATACATCATATATATGCTTTTTTCTGTTCTTCAGTTTATGATGTGGCTTTTGCAGACAGTAACGTTTGCCATTTGATTTGACCCTTCCCATTCATTTTCCTTAtacatgcaatttttttgtacaaacgTAGGTATGACTTTCCTCTGTGAAGTTGTTTTGGCCAATGAATTGTATTTTTTCATGGTGGTTTGTCTTGGGTCTCTGAAGGTTTTGTTGCAAATGATATGAGACATTAGTGTGAGGAAGATAGACAGAATgcctttataaatattttatttataacttttatcttattattattcttttatatttatattattttatattttattatttattatttttatttttcaatttttattttatattatttatttcatttactcaagggaattatttagtgtttttttttttattttaatgaaatttgttaacatgtttttcatttttattaaaaatttgttcacaatttattcgttttttaatatttttattatatttttattttatcatatAATTTTTGCTCAAGGATATTGGTTAGTCATGTTAATCTTTGATTTagttttattcttatttttaagTAATTTGTTCATTTACTAGAATTAACTGGTtagtgattttttatttattatttttcactttaatgaaatttgttattatatgattttcgttcggaaaatttttattgtttttgtattataatttttattctaattttattgtaatttattcatttagttagttattttaatctttaatttatttttatttttatttttattattttatattttatttattatttattatttattttatattttattatttttatttttcaatttttattttaaattatttgtttcatttactcaagggaattagttagtgttttttatttttattttaatgaattttgttcaaaattttctattgtttttgtattataatttttattcatattttaatggaaattagtagtttttaatatttttatcatatattttattgtattttattcatttagttagttattttaatctttgatttatttttatttttattattttatattttatttattatttattttatattttattatttattatttttatttttctatttttatttaaattatttgtttcatttactcaagggaattagttagtttttcatttttattttttattttaatgaaatttgtacctatctaaattttaatatttttgtataaatacaTATACAACTATGATAATATTTTTATGTATTGATACTTTATGTATGTCACTATTTTTATTCTCCTTTGTATGTTATATGGGTCTATATTTTcgtataaaagatttttttatatatatatgtgaattTAGATATGCATAATTAAAGGGAAATATATAAGATGTTTTTTGTACATAATTGTATATTATGtgtcatatattattttttattggaaatatttttgtttttatatttttttgaatatatttgtttatttttaatgcatgtatgttttttgtttatatgttgGAATGTTTATATGAGAATTTATATAAGTATATAAATTTGTAGTATATatgaaatgtatgtatgtaagaaTTTATTTACACATGTATTATTTTGaggtattttatatttattatttagatatttatataatttttatttttttcaaattttatagtttaatttgatttatttatttactccTTCACACAACTCcctcaaaacaaaacagaagCATAAATATAAGATAGATTAGTTAGAAAAATACTAAACAATAAATCAAACATCCATTTAgccaaaaaaaatatcaacaaatcaCTAATAAATCATTAATATTAATCTCAAATTATATCTTATCCAAATTCCAGAACAAATATCTGCATAAAAAATCTTTTACATCAAACGGAAATCcataatacatatatatgtattacaAATACTAGGACCCATTTAGATGAAACATGTTCAAATAGTGTTCAAGATATTTAAAAAGGTAAGAAGCGATTACAAAaccaaatcaaaaataaatgttgatGTAACATTCTTTactttttatcttttttaactggaattaattaataaaaaaatagaaaataaattacATAATTTTATCTATGCAagtaataaaataacataaattaaaaatataagaaaaaatagataaattaaaaaatagataATAATGTattagttaaaaaataataaaaataaataaaattaaaaaactataATATCATAAATGTAATTACACTTactataattaaaaataatcaaaGAAAAACGGTATAGAACGAAATAACAAAAGGTAAAAAGTATATCTTTTAGACACAAAAGTCAAAAAAGTTTCTCTTTTACTTAAATTAATGAGTAGTACAAAAAtaagattttaataaataattaattacaaaaaaattttttaaccaattaattttcaaaattcaaattaagTAAATCATTAACAGAAATAAACTACAAGTCATTACTATTATATCATTTCAGATATATAAAGAAcgaaaaaggaagaaaaaggaGTAACATATATTATTCATAAATAACAAACATCAAATGATACCTGTTCTGGACTAACCattaataaattcaaaaaaatcatcttaaaaatattaaataacggAGTAAAAACCaacaatagaaaaataaaaacagaggTAAATAATTgaatagtaaaaatttttttctttataacaaTAAATCTTCGTTTTAAACTATTTCATAAAACCTAAAAAACAAGactttacaaaaattaaaaacaattaatttatCCTCCAGATTTCctaagaaaaatatatataattaaatataCATACTTATACATATAAATTATATACTCTACAgccaataaaaaataattaaattaataagATTATCAATAAACCACATTCCTTATTCGTGAAAAACAcattaattttgaattttccaaACTTAAATCCTTCTAGTACAATTAAGATGGAGAGAAAAAAAGGGGTAGAAATATTTCATCAACAGACCAAGGCTCTCAACATATTGTGTCCCAGCCCAAATGTCTCCTCTATCAAAAACAGTACCTTAGAAGATAGTTTCATAAAAAACAAaggtaacaaaaataaaatatctccAAACATCAAATTAAGTTATAGTATATAACTCATATGAAGGGAGCAATCAAAAGGACACCACATATCAAGATTGTTATTCTATTCCAAACGGACAATTGATAACTTCTGATTTCTACAACAACCATGAAGAACCAACCAAACAAATTCCTGAGCCTAACCAGTCAAACAATTCTTTAATAATTTCTCTAAGTCAATGTAAGTAGAAGCTccaattaagaaaaatatatgttccttaatgaaattatATCATTCATCTCAATCCACAAAACATATAAAGTATGTGACCCTTCCATATCCAGTTTCGACAGTGATTGTTATATAATAAACTCAGGtgagaataaaataaaacaactatATAATACTATCTCCAAAAAATCCTTACATCAACACGCAATTAAAATCCTTTTCAAGAAATATATAACCAATGAACCAATCTATACagtaataaagaaaaaaatctatgtaGTAACACCCATTAAAACATCAGCAGTCAAAGAAGGGGAAAAAAATCCCCCTTAATCAAATTAGTTAAAGCCAATTACATATTGAATGTACATATTCCTACATAATTATCTCTTAATTCGCCCAGTAAAACCCATTCATATAATCTCCCAATCCAATAGAAGAAACAAAATCCAGTTAAACtaaaaatacaataatatcCCAACTTCACAGATAAAAAACCTTGCCCAGAAATCACAATCCAATATCATATAGTAAATTAAGGTATAAATCACTATAAAGAGATTGCAAATTATGaataaattaattaacaaacaagaaaaacatCTAAAGTCAAAAAAACCCTTACATATATATTAATGTTCCTCAGAATAAAAAATGAGAttgacatatatacatataaaaatttttcatatcggTCGATATCTAAATCAAAAAACACCAAATACAAATACAGAACCTGtatacacaaatatatatgtttatgtCAATAAAAACCCTAAATAATTGATCTACTACACGTCTTATCCCAAAATAACCCTCATTGGCGAATTCCCAATTTTAGAAAAACCATCTGCTAACACAAAATCTGCATACATAAATACACATcttcacaacaacaaaacaattttgaataattttttaataaataatttactACATGTCCTTTTTCAAAAAACCTTAATTCAATTCAAATAGGAGTTGAAACTGCTCTGACCGTTATAAAGGAAATagagaaagaaaacaaattaaaacaaacgaaaaaatccAGGAACAATTGTGAATTCTttgaacaaaaagaaaaagaaaatttaaattcaacaaCACCTGATATAACAGAATTATTAAACATATTAGAGACAAATAAAAAAACTCAAAACCTATTCATAGAAAATACAAAGGAAGAAAATAATTACACAAGTACTGATGAGTATTCctactttgaaaaaaatgttaattttaattCAACATCCatcgaaattgaaaaaggaattGAATCAAATACAGAAAAGAATGAAAAGGatataattaattttaaacAGAGAAGACCAAAAGGTAAAAAACTaagaatgtaaaaaaatttttttctttttcctctTTTTCCTTCCTTTCACACATTAGATCAATTAAGTGAAAACAGATCAAATTTTCTTCATATAAGTAAACACTTTCCTTTTACTCCACTCTCACCTCCTTTCATTTAATAGTTTTAGTAAACAAAAAttcgtttattttttatcataaaaaaacttCTCCAAAATGATTAAAAACAAGTGATAATCATAAGAAATgagaatataaataaattacaaaaataaaataaaatgataaaattaatgaataaaaatttataaataaataaataatggattttcaaaaattagTTAAGATTATAAACTTAAAAATGAGCATACATGCATATATACATAAacacaaacacatacatatatatatatacacatatacatacatacatacatacacatacgaACATATACACAttcaaatatacaaaaattatcctcaaaaaataataattttttaaatctaaatctaagtaaatgacaacaaaacttaaatatgattaaagtaaattaagtaaattaaaaataaattaaaatagagaaattagAAATATGAAAagtacaaaatattaaaaatataaataattgagAGTAAAAATCAAActgtaaaaataaatataaactaaataatgaaataaatatacaataaaatctaagtaaataaataaatcaaattaaactataaaatttgaaaaaaataaaaattatataaatatctaaataataaatataaaatacctCAAAATAATACATGTGTAAATAAATTCTTAcatacatacagcggtcaaaaaaagtattcatcattagcaaaattgataataaattcacttattttgggtaattgaagaaaatttaaagtaaacaaataatgcagttttatgcaatagtttatttttcgtaatatgttttaaaataaattcaaaaaataaatttaattagcgcaaaaaatgcaattttatataataacaccaaaaacagaacaaaaaaagtattcatcattgatgtgctatcatcaaagtcaaattcaaatattatttgggaatcccccttttctgttttatt
This Stomoxys calcitrans chromosome 2, idStoCalc2.1, whole genome shotgun sequence DNA region includes the following protein-coding sequences:
- the LOC106088416 gene encoding uncharacterized protein LOC106088416; protein product: MERKKGVEIFHQQTKALNILCPSPNVSSIKNSTLEDSFIKNKGSNQKDTTYQDCYSIPNGQLITSDFYNNHEEPTKQIPEPNQSNNSLIISLSQLCDPSISSFDSDCYIINSGVETALTVIKEIEKENKLKQTKKSRNNCEFFEQKEKENLNSTTPDITELLNILETNKKTQNLFIENTKEENNYTSTDEYSYFEKNVNFNSTSIEIEKGIESNTEKNEKDIINFKQRRPKVLKLADESSLARGESAPGSHVFIVVVSS